A stretch of the Jeotgalibacillus haloalkalitolerans genome encodes the following:
- a CDS encoding glycerophosphodiester phosphodiesterase — MIRKWKRRRFTFIAFLSACLILLVGYISQPVKDVSVEGMISVAHRGAASYAPENTHAAFQKGVELGADFIEADVHLSRDGELIIMHDESVDRTTNGSGLIKDMTLEELKALEAGSHFHPDYYGEPIITLNELMESFYGQVGLLIEIKHPALYPGIEERVVEVLSQYPATESVIVQSFDIDAMKRIHELDPDLQIAVLMKASFVPVSLWQLDDLTSFATYINFNISSVAKRTVDEIHARGGKVLVWSKKDKRLIQKAVSYDVDGIITDFSRWPVNEDIQTLDE, encoded by the coding sequence ATGATTAGGAAGTGGAAGCGAAGGCGGTTTACCTTCATTGCATTTCTTAGTGCCTGTCTGATTTTACTGGTAGGGTATATCAGTCAGCCGGTGAAAGACGTCAGTGTTGAAGGTATGATATCCGTAGCTCACAGAGGGGCAGCGAGTTATGCGCCGGAAAATACGCATGCAGCTTTTCAAAAAGGGGTAGAGCTCGGAGCAGACTTTATTGAAGCGGATGTGCATTTGTCCAGGGATGGTGAATTGATCATCATGCATGATGAATCAGTTGATAGAACAACAAATGGCAGCGGTCTGATTAAAGATATGACACTTGAGGAACTGAAAGCACTTGAAGCAGGGTCACATTTTCACCCTGATTATTACGGGGAACCGATTATTACGTTAAATGAATTAATGGAATCATTCTACGGACAGGTTGGACTTTTAATAGAGATCAAGCACCCTGCACTGTATCCGGGGATTGAAGAGAGAGTAGTAGAAGTATTATCGCAATACCCCGCAACCGAAAGTGTCATCGTCCAGTCCTTTGATATTGACGCAATGAAGCGTATCCATGAACTGGACCCGGACCTCCAAATCGCAGTCCTCATGAAAGCCTCTTTTGTACCCGTATCATTATGGCAATTAGACGATTTGACCTCATTTGCAACCTATATAAATTTTAATATTTCTTCAGTCGCAAAAAGAACAGTAGATGAAATCCATGCCCGCGGCGGAAAAGTGCTGGTGTGGTCAAAGAAAGATAAGCGGCTGATTCAAAAAGCCGTATCTTATGACGTCGATGGCATCATTACCGACTTCTCAAGATGGCCGGTAAACGAGGATATACAGACTTTAGATGAATAG
- a CDS encoding glutathione peroxidase, with amino-acid sequence MNNVYDYTVRKTNGDVMSLDAYKGQPLLIVNTASKCGYTPQFKGLQELHEQYQQEGLVVLGFPCDQFANQEFENIAETTEFCQVNYGVTFPLMAKVKVNGEEAENLFKFLKEENGGEIKWNFTKFLVDRNGQVAERFEPAVEPSDMKKDIEKVV; translated from the coding sequence ATGAACAATGTTTACGATTATACGGTACGCAAGACCAATGGGGATGTAATGTCACTGGATGCTTATAAAGGGCAGCCGCTGCTTATTGTTAATACTGCAAGTAAATGCGGCTACACACCTCAGTTCAAAGGTCTGCAGGAGCTGCATGAGCAATATCAGCAGGAGGGACTGGTTGTGCTGGGCTTCCCATGTGATCAGTTTGCAAATCAGGAATTTGAAAACATTGCGGAAACGACAGAATTTTGTCAGGTGAATTACGGCGTTACTTTCCCATTAATGGCAAAAGTCAAAGTAAATGGCGAAGAAGCGGAAAACCTCTTTAAATTTCTTAAAGAAGAAAATGGCGGGGAGATCAAGTGGAATTTCACAAAGTTTCTGGTCGACCGCAATGGTCAGGTAGCAGAGCGCTTTGAACCCGCAGTTGAACCTTCAGACATGAAAAAGGATATTGAGAAAGTCGTCTGA
- the gltB gene encoding glutamate synthase large subunit: MKKTGYPDPQGLYSPELEHEACGIGMIANINGEKTHNIVQNAINILCNLEHRGGQSADTSTGDGAGILTQIPHRFFQKQCEKENIFLPDSGRYGVGMVFLPQEHNTRMKSKEMIEQIIEEEGQGFLGWRPVPINDSFVGKVATKSKPAIRQVFVEASDDLKDQMDFERKLFVIRRRIERELPVIEGFEDVYVSSLSTRTIVYKGMLIPEQLDSFYIDLNHPDFKSALALVHSRFSTNTFPSWKRSHPNRYTIHNGEFNTLRGNVNWMRAREKMCASEHFNEDELKKILPVIDDDGSDSSMFDNAFEFLHLSGRSLAHTAMMMVPEPWSNDSTIREEKRDFYQYHSTLMEPWDGPAALVTTDGNQICAFLDRNGLRPARYYVTKSGMIVLGSEVGALDIFADDIEYKERLTPGKMLLVDLEKGTIIPDEEVKLQIASEQPYKEWLTNLKDLEDLEEPAELAPEITGEVLAEQQVAFGYTREELNKIIKPLVSEGKDPVGSMGYDSPIAVLSKKPQLLYNYFKQLFAQVTNPAIDAIREKLITMVETTIGPEGNLVAPGPDSCKHIRLKTPILNNKQLESLRQQNLDGFGAVTISTLFDAKEGSLEPAMEAIFEKADQAVADGKVLFVLSDRGVTADQAAIPALLAVAGLHHHLIRQGTRTKVSILLESGEPREVHHFATLLGYGAEGINPYLAFETVRDLIKTGEIEDKTYDEAVESYIHAATDGVIKVLSKIGISTIQSYRGAQIFEAFGIHPEVVDKYFTRTPSRIGGIKMDMIEKEVLLRHERAYKDKRAGTPSLDSGDDYQYRANGEDHTYNPSTIHTLQHACRTNDYAAFKKYSQLLAGEGANLQSLRGLMRFKKGQSIPIEEVESVEAICRRFKTGAMSYGSISQEAHEALAIAMNRIGGRSNSGEGGESPERFKPSPNGDSRRSAIKQVASGRFGVTSHYLVNADEIQIKVAQGAKPGEGGHLPGKKVYPWIAEVRGSTTGVELISPPPHHDIYSIEDLAELIHNLKNANPSARISVKLVSAVGVGTIAAGVAKGRADLVLISGYDGGTGAAPRTSLKHTGLPWEIGLAETHQTLLLNGLRDRIVIETDGKMMTGRDVVMASLLGAEEYGFSTAPLVVLGCIMMRVCHLDTCPVGVATQNPELRKKFTGDAEHVANFMRFIAMETREIMAELGFRTVNEMIGRTDFLERNPNIEHWKAGDVDLSPLLYSPDLPAKVGRYHMQNQDHGLEKTLDYQELIPQARKAIEEGEKVFFTTAIRNINRVTGSMLGSEISRRYGAEGLPEDTINFTFKGSAGQSFGAFIPKGMTLRLVGDANDFVGKGLSGGKIIVHPDPVVTFPPEKNIIIGNVAFYGASDGEAYIHGVAGERFCVRNSGAEVVVEGVGDHACEYMTGGRVVVLGETGRNFAAGMSGGVAYIFDESGSFRERCNEELVLVEPLTDQQEKQDVYNMIEKHVEYTESGHGKRILTYWEKYSEQFIRVVPKAYLKINTRINELIESGSTREDAEMTAFEESKREVVTQ, from the coding sequence ATGAAAAAGACTGGTTATCCGGATCCGCAGGGTTTATATAGCCCGGAACTCGAACATGAAGCATGCGGTATTGGTATGATTGCCAATATTAATGGGGAAAAGACGCATAATATCGTTCAGAATGCGATTAACATTCTATGTAACCTCGAACACCGTGGAGGTCAGTCAGCCGATACAAGTACCGGTGACGGAGCCGGAATCCTGACACAGATCCCACACCGTTTCTTCCAAAAACAATGTGAAAAAGAAAATATATTCCTTCCTGACTCAGGCCGATATGGTGTTGGAATGGTATTCCTTCCTCAGGAACATAACACCAGAATGAAAAGTAAAGAGATGATTGAACAGATTATCGAGGAAGAAGGACAGGGATTTCTTGGCTGGAGACCGGTACCGATTAATGACTCATTCGTAGGTAAGGTCGCAACAAAGTCGAAGCCTGCGATTCGTCAGGTATTTGTTGAAGCATCTGACGACCTGAAGGATCAAATGGATTTTGAGCGCAAGTTATTTGTGATCAGACGCAGAATTGAACGTGAACTGCCAGTGATCGAAGGCTTTGAAGATGTGTATGTGAGCAGTCTTTCAACAAGAACCATCGTGTACAAAGGGATGCTGATCCCGGAACAGCTGGATTCTTTCTACATTGACTTGAATCACCCAGACTTCAAATCCGCGCTAGCGCTTGTCCACTCACGTTTCAGTACGAACACCTTCCCTAGCTGGAAACGCTCACACCCGAACCGTTATACGATCCACAATGGAGAATTTAATACGCTCAGGGGAAATGTGAACTGGATGAGAGCACGTGAGAAAATGTGTGCTTCTGAACATTTTAATGAGGATGAACTGAAAAAAATACTTCCGGTAATTGATGATGACGGAAGTGACTCTTCAATGTTTGATAATGCATTTGAATTCCTGCACCTGTCAGGCCGTTCTCTTGCTCATACTGCCATGATGATGGTGCCTGAACCATGGTCAAATGACAGCACAATCCGTGAAGAAAAGCGTGATTTTTATCAGTATCACAGTACATTGATGGAGCCATGGGATGGACCGGCTGCGCTTGTTACAACAGACGGCAACCAGATCTGTGCATTCCTTGACCGTAATGGACTTCGCCCTGCGCGTTACTATGTAACAAAGAGCGGGATGATTGTACTTGGTTCTGAAGTAGGTGCCCTTGATATCTTTGCTGATGATATTGAATACAAAGAGCGACTGACACCAGGGAAAATGCTGCTTGTTGACCTTGAAAAAGGAACAATTATACCTGATGAGGAAGTAAAGCTCCAGATTGCTTCCGAGCAGCCTTATAAAGAGTGGCTGACAAATCTGAAGGATCTTGAAGATTTAGAAGAGCCTGCAGAGCTTGCGCCTGAAATCACAGGAGAAGTACTTGCTGAGCAGCAGGTTGCTTTTGGCTACACGCGTGAAGAATTGAACAAAATCATTAAACCGCTTGTCTCTGAAGGGAAAGATCCTGTCGGGTCAATGGGGTATGATTCACCAATTGCTGTACTGTCTAAGAAACCTCAGCTTTTATATAACTATTTCAAGCAGTTATTTGCCCAGGTTACGAACCCTGCCATTGATGCGATCCGTGAAAAGCTGATAACAATGGTAGAAACGACAATCGGACCTGAAGGAAACCTTGTAGCACCTGGACCTGACAGTTGTAAGCATATCCGACTTAAAACACCGATTTTAAATAATAAACAGCTTGAGTCCCTTCGCCAACAGAACCTTGATGGTTTTGGAGCGGTGACGATTTCAACGCTTTTTGATGCAAAAGAAGGCAGTCTTGAGCCTGCCATGGAAGCAATCTTTGAAAAAGCTGATCAGGCTGTGGCTGATGGCAAAGTACTATTTGTCCTTTCTGACCGCGGTGTGACTGCAGATCAGGCAGCGATTCCTGCATTACTTGCAGTAGCAGGTCTGCATCATCACCTGATCCGTCAGGGAACACGTACAAAAGTCAGCATTTTACTTGAATCCGGTGAACCAAGAGAGGTTCATCACTTTGCAACACTATTAGGGTATGGTGCTGAAGGCATCAATCCATACCTTGCATTTGAAACTGTACGTGACCTGATCAAGACGGGTGAAATTGAAGATAAAACATATGACGAAGCAGTAGAAAGCTATATTCATGCAGCAACTGACGGCGTCATTAAAGTACTCTCAAAGATCGGAATCTCAACGATTCAGAGTTACAGAGGGGCACAGATTTTTGAAGCATTCGGTATTCATCCTGAAGTGGTGGATAAGTACTTTACAAGAACGCCTTCAAGAATCGGCGGCATCAAAATGGATATGATCGAAAAAGAAGTGCTTCTTCGTCATGAACGCGCTTATAAAGATAAGCGTGCCGGTACGCCGAGTTTGGATTCGGGCGATGATTATCAGTATCGTGCAAACGGAGAAGACCATACGTATAACCCAAGCACAATTCATACGCTGCAGCATGCCTGCCGTACGAATGATTATGCTGCTTTCAAAAAGTACTCACAGCTGCTGGCAGGAGAAGGTGCAAATCTCCAGTCACTTAGAGGGCTGATGCGATTCAAAAAGGGACAGTCAATCCCGATTGAAGAGGTTGAATCTGTAGAAGCAATCTGCCGCAGATTTAAAACAGGGGCAATGTCATACGGATCTATCTCACAGGAAGCGCACGAAGCACTTGCGATTGCGATGAACCGTATCGGTGGCCGCAGTAATTCCGGTGAAGGTGGAGAATCCCCTGAACGCTTTAAGCCATCACCAAATGGAGACTCACGCAGAAGTGCGATTAAGCAGGTTGCATCAGGCCGCTTTGGCGTAACGAGTCATTATCTTGTGAATGCAGATGAGATTCAGATTAAAGTCGCACAGGGCGCGAAGCCTGGTGAAGGTGGACATCTGCCAGGTAAAAAGGTTTATCCATGGATTGCAGAAGTGCGTGGCTCAACAACAGGTGTTGAACTGATTTCACCACCGCCGCACCATGACATTTACTCAATTGAGGATCTTGCAGAGCTGATCCATAACCTGAAAAACGCGAATCCAAGCGCACGTATCAGCGTTAAACTTGTATCAGCTGTTGGTGTTGGTACGATTGCGGCCGGTGTTGCAAAAGGTCGTGCTGACCTTGTATTGATCAGTGGATACGACGGTGGTACAGGTGCTGCACCGAGAACGAGCCTGAAGCATACAGGACTCCCTTGGGAAATCGGTCTTGCAGAAACGCACCAGACACTGCTATTAAACGGTCTGCGTGACCGTATTGTCATTGAGACAGACGGTAAAATGATGACCGGGCGTGACGTTGTCATGGCTTCACTGCTTGGCGCAGAAGAATACGGCTTCTCAACTGCACCACTTGTTGTGCTTGGCTGTATCATGATGCGCGTATGTCACCTGGATACATGTCCTGTTGGTGTTGCAACACAGAACCCTGAGCTTCGTAAAAAGTTCACGGGTGATGCTGAACACGTAGCAAACTTTATGAGATTTATCGCAATGGAAACACGTGAAATCATGGCTGAGCTCGGCTTCAGAACAGTGAATGAGATGATTGGACGCACTGATTTCCTTGAGCGCAATCCAAATATTGAGCACTGGAAAGCCGGAGACGTTGACCTTTCTCCACTGCTTTACTCACCGGATCTTCCGGCAAAAGTAGGCCGCTACCATATGCAGAACCAGGATCACGGACTGGAAAAAACGCTTGATTATCAGGAGCTGATTCCTCAGGCGAGAAAAGCGATTGAAGAAGGAGAGAAAGTCTTCTTTACAACTGCAATCCGTAACATTAACCGTGTAACCGGCTCAATGCTTGGCAGTGAAATCTCACGCCGATATGGAGCAGAAGGGCTGCCTGAGGATACGATTAACTTTACGTTTAAAGGATCAGCAGGTCAGAGCTTTGGCGCATTTATTCCTAAAGGCATGACGCTTCGACTCGTTGGAGATGCCAATGACTTCGTCGGTAAAGGGCTGTCGGGTGGTAAGATCATCGTTCATCCGGATCCTGTTGTTACATTCCCACCTGAAAAGAACATCATCATTGGTAACGTTGCGTTTTACGGAGCGTCTGATGGTGAAGCTTACATTCACGGTGTGGCAGGAGAGCGTTTCTGCGTACGTAACAGTGGCGCAGAAGTTGTTGTTGAAGGTGTAGGAGACCACGCATGTGAATATATGACGGGCGGACGGGTCGTTGTACTCGGAGAAACCGGCCGTAACTTCGCAGCAGGTATGTCCGGCGGGGTTGCATACATTTTCGATGAGAGCGGCTCATTCAGAGAGCGCTGCAATGAAGAGCTTGTGCTTGTTGAACCATTAACGGATCAGCAGGAAAAGCAGGATGTTTATAACATGATTGAAAAGCACGTCGAATATACAGAAAGCGGCCACGGCAAACGGATTCTCACATACTGGGAGAAGTATTCAGAGCAGTTTATCCGCGTTGTACCGAAAGCCTACCTGAAGATTAATACACGTATTAATGAATTAATCGAAAGCGGGTCAACAAGAGAAGACGCAGAAATGACTGCATTTGAAGAAAGTAAGCGTGAGGTCGTTACGCAATAA
- a CDS encoding glutamate synthase subunit beta, with protein MGKATGFMEYERHSQRERDPKERIKDWKDYTARMPEEEVKLEGARCMDCGVPTCHTGTEINGQTTGCPVNHLIPEWNDLVYQGKWKEALEREHEKNNFPEFTGIACPAPCEGACVLGINEDPVAIRTVERSIIERGFDEGWVVPEPPKQRTGKKVAVVGSGPAGLAAAAQLNKAGHLVTVFEKNDRVGGLLTYGIPEMKLPYAVVERRVNILKEEGIQFETNADIGGNVPVQKLRDEFDSIILCGGAQVHRNIPVEGRDLKGIHYAMDFLHANTKSLLDSNLEDGNYISAKGKDVIVIGGGDTGTDCLATAIRHECNSLTQFDIYDKKGSIRDAMGNPWPQYPIVHRIEYGQKEGAAKFGSDPRAFAVQTTKFVGDEEGNVKEVHTINVKLRIDENGNRIRETIPGTEKVWKADLVLLAIGFSGPEQGLIKQLELETTERSTVKAEYGDYRTNVEGVFSAGDMRRGQSLIVWAINEGREAARECDRYLMGSTVLP; from the coding sequence ATGGGGAAAGCTACTGGATTCATGGAATATGAACGTCATTCGCAGCGTGAGCGGGATCCTAAAGAACGAATTAAGGATTGGAAAGACTATACTGCGCGGATGCCTGAAGAAGAAGTGAAGCTGGAAGGAGCGCGCTGCATGGACTGCGGCGTGCCTACCTGCCACACAGGAACAGAAATCAACGGACAGACCACAGGATGCCCGGTTAATCATTTGATTCCTGAATGGAATGACCTTGTTTATCAGGGTAAGTGGAAGGAAGCACTTGAGCGTGAGCACGAGAAAAACAACTTCCCGGAATTCACAGGCATTGCATGTCCAGCACCATGTGAGGGAGCATGTGTACTTGGTATTAACGAAGACCCTGTAGCGATCCGTACAGTTGAACGTTCAATTATTGAGCGCGGCTTTGATGAAGGATGGGTAGTGCCGGAACCACCAAAACAGCGCACAGGGAAAAAAGTGGCTGTCGTCGGCTCAGGTCCTGCGGGTCTTGCGGCTGCAGCACAGCTGAATAAAGCGGGTCACCTGGTAACTGTATTCGAAAAGAACGATCGCGTAGGCGGTCTTCTGACATACGGAATCCCTGAAATGAAGCTGCCTTATGCAGTCGTTGAAAGACGTGTAAATATCCTGAAAGAAGAAGGGATTCAATTCGAAACAAATGCTGATATCGGCGGGAATGTACCGGTACAAAAGCTGCGTGACGAATTCGATTCAATTATTCTTTGCGGCGGCGCTCAGGTGCACCGTAATATTCCTGTAGAAGGCCGTGACCTGAAAGGCATTCATTATGCAATGGACTTCCTTCATGCCAACACGAAGAGCCTTCTTGACTCTAATCTGGAAGACGGTAACTATATTTCTGCTAAAGGAAAAGATGTAATCGTCATCGGTGGGGGAGATACAGGAACTGACTGTCTGGCAACTGCAATCCGTCACGAGTGTAACAGCCTGACTCAGTTTGATATCTACGATAAAAAAGGCTCAATCCGTGATGCAATGGGTAACCCATGGCCGCAATATCCAATCGTTCACCGTATTGAATACGGTCAAAAAGAAGGGGCTGCGAAATTCGGCTCTGATCCGCGTGCCTTTGCTGTCCAGACAACAAAATTTGTCGGTGATGAAGAAGGCAATGTGAAAGAAGTACACACAATTAACGTTAAGCTTCGCATTGATGAAAACGGCAACCGCATCCGCGAAACGATTCCAGGTACAGAAAAAGTCTGGAAAGCAGACCTTGTTCTGCTTGCAATCGGCTTCAGCGGACCGGAGCAGGGGCTGATCAAGCAGCTTGAGCTTGAAACAACGGAACGTTCTACGGTTAAGGCTGAATACGGTGACTACCGTACAAATGTAGAAGGCGTATTCTCAGCTGGTGACATGAGACGCGGACAGAGTCTGATTGTCTGGGCAATCAACGAAGGCCGCGAAGCAGCACGCGAATGTGACCGCTACCTGATGGGATCGACTGTATTGCCTTAA
- a CDS encoding catalase, giving the protein MSSENPNKKQQQLEQFKTDDSGKKMTTNQGLKISEDEFSLKAGVRGPTLLEDFQFREKMTHFDHERIPERIVHARGSGAHGEFELYDSLEDVTKAGFLTDTSRKTPVFVRFSTVAGSKGSADLARDARGFAVKFYTDEGNYDLVGNNIPVFFIQDAIKFPDLVHAVKPEPHNEIPQAASAHDTFWDFVANNQESAHMVMWTMSDRAIPRSYRMMEGFGVHTFRFINAEGQAHFVKFHWKPVLGTHSVVWDEAQKLNGKNPDFHKADLFESIENGDYPEYELGVQLVSEEDEFKFDFDVLDPTKLWPEEDVPVRIVGKMTLNRNPDNFFAETEQVAFHPGHLVPGIDFTNDPLLQGRLFSYTDTQLIRLGGPNFHELPINRPVCPFHNNQRDGYGRQTINKGQVSYHKNSLANNTPEPATPEEGGFEHYQEKMEGRKVRARSDSFKDHFSQATLFYNSMSAPEKEHMQNAFSFELGKVESESVRRQVVDMFANVSMELASEVAKNIGLDAPQGHDSGVTKSSPALSQENTVKSAKTRKVLLIAGDGFEGDVPSIIEKLESDGVEVEVVSEMMGVLKGADGSELKVDQTFLTADSVLYDALYAVGGKDLSKKFVQTTSYFLNEAFMHFKPIGATHEGTKWLEANDIADSPGVIHGNDADSFTHSFVEAIKAHRHWSREV; this is encoded by the coding sequence TTGAGTAGCGAAAACCCGAACAAAAAGCAGCAGCAGCTCGAACAGTTCAAAACAGATGACTCCGGTAAAAAGATGACAACCAATCAGGGGCTTAAGATATCAGAAGATGAATTTTCACTGAAAGCTGGTGTAAGGGGGCCAACCCTCCTTGAAGACTTTCAATTCAGAGAAAAAATGACACACTTTGACCATGAGCGTATTCCTGAGCGAATTGTGCACGCACGAGGATCGGGTGCTCACGGGGAGTTTGAATTATATGATTCACTTGAAGATGTAACGAAGGCTGGTTTTTTAACAGATACTTCGAGAAAAACACCTGTATTCGTACGTTTTTCAACAGTAGCAGGCTCTAAAGGGTCAGCCGATCTGGCACGTGATGCACGTGGATTTGCTGTAAAGTTTTATACAGATGAAGGTAACTATGATCTTGTCGGAAATAATATTCCGGTATTCTTCATTCAGGATGCGATTAAATTCCCGGACCTTGTACATGCAGTAAAGCCTGAGCCGCATAATGAAATTCCGCAGGCAGCCTCAGCTCATGATACATTCTGGGATTTTGTAGCGAATAACCAGGAGTCTGCACATATGGTGATGTGGACGATGTCTGACCGTGCGATTCCGCGAAGCTATCGTATGATGGAAGGCTTCGGGGTGCATACATTCCGCTTTATTAACGCAGAAGGACAGGCCCATTTTGTGAAATTCCACTGGAAGCCTGTACTTGGCACGCATTCAGTCGTATGGGATGAAGCGCAGAAGCTGAACGGGAAAAATCCTGACTTCCATAAAGCGGATCTGTTTGAATCAATTGAAAACGGTGACTACCCTGAATATGAGCTTGGTGTTCAGCTTGTGTCTGAAGAAGATGAATTCAAATTTGATTTTGATGTACTGGATCCGACAAAGCTCTGGCCTGAAGAAGATGTACCGGTACGAATCGTCGGGAAGATGACACTGAACCGCAATCCGGATAACTTCTTTGCAGAAACGGAACAGGTGGCATTCCACCCGGGGCATCTGGTGCCGGGTATTGATTTCACAAATGATCCGCTACTCCAGGGACGTCTATTCTCTTATACAGATACGCAGCTGATCCGTCTTGGCGGTCCGAACTTCCATGAGCTCCCGATTAACCGCCCTGTATGCCCGTTCCATAACAACCAGCGCGACGGTTATGGCAGACAGACCATTAATAAGGGTCAGGTGAGCTATCACAAGAACTCACTTGCGAACAATACGCCGGAGCCTGCCACACCTGAAGAAGGCGGCTTTGAACATTATCAGGAGAAGATGGAAGGACGCAAAGTCCGCGCAAGAAGCGACAGCTTTAAAGACCACTTTTCACAGGCAACGCTTTTCTATAACAGTATGAGTGCGCCTGAAAAAGAGCATATGCAAAACGCATTCAGCTTCGAGCTTGGTAAAGTTGAAAGTGAATCAGTCCGCCGTCAGGTCGTTGATATGTTTGCGAATGTCAGTATGGAACTGGCAAGTGAAGTGGCGAAAAATATTGGCCTTGATGCACCTCAGGGACATGATTCAGGTGTGACAAAATCATCCCCTGCACTGAGCCAGGAAAACACAGTGAAATCTGCAAAGACACGTAAAGTACTGTTGATTGCAGGTGACGGTTTTGAAGGTGATGTACCTTCTATCATTGAAAAGCTTGAGAGTGACGGTGTAGAAGTTGAGGTTGTGAGTGAAATGATGGGTGTACTCAAAGGTGCAGATGGCTCTGAGCTGAAAGTGGATCAGACATTCCTGACAGCCGACTCAGTCCTCTATGATGCACTATACGCAGTAGGTGGCAAGGACCTCAGCAAAAAATTTGTTCAGACGACTTCCTACTTCCTGAATGAAGCGTTTATGCACTTTAAGCCGATTGGTGCAACACACGAAGGAACAAAGTGGCTTGAAGCAAATGATATTGCAGACAGCCCTGGCGTGATCCATGGCAATGATGCGGACAGCTTCACACATTCTTTTGTTGAAGCAATCAAAGCGCACCGTCACTGGAGCCGTGAAGTTTAA
- a CDS encoding DEAD/DEAH box helicase has product MTNNWQQFNLSPSISEALEKLSYTAPTEVQEQVIPALKAGHDLMAKAQTGSGKTAAYAIPICDEVIWEENKPQALIITPTRELADQVRLDALAIGRFKRLKAAALYGRQSFAKQKLELKQKTHIISGTPGRLLDHLEKGTFDPSKLKYVIIDEADELFNRGFIEQVEAIMAFMPKDRLTGLFSATFSEEVESLAAKWLKTPERFEIASQHKVEDLIQHFYMKTEEKQKFELLKQVTMSENPDTCMIFCRTQDRTDELTERLDRAGYSCDKIHGGMVQEERFDVMNEFKRGDFRYLIATDIAARGIDVANVSLVVNYDLPLELPAYTHRSGRTGRAGQNGKVVSFVEAGREDDRLAAIIEYTNANLIELYSVPPADIGAFWSKMDEQQERKTAAIEKVSEDILKIYVNGGKKKKLRAGDFVGTITSIDGVTADDIGIITIEPTCSFIEIHNGKGHKVINALKETTIKGKKLKVYPAKK; this is encoded by the coding sequence ATGACGAACAACTGGCAGCAATTCAATCTCAGCCCTTCAATTTCAGAAGCACTTGAGAAGCTTTCTTATACAGCACCAACAGAAGTACAGGAGCAGGTAATCCCCGCATTAAAAGCCGGGCACGACCTGATGGCAAAAGCCCAGACAGGAAGCGGTAAAACTGCTGCGTATGCAATTCCGATCTGTGACGAAGTCATCTGGGAGGAAAACAAACCACAGGCACTTATCATTACCCCTACACGTGAACTGGCTGATCAGGTCCGTCTTGATGCCCTCGCAATCGGGCGTTTTAAGCGACTGAAAGCTGCAGCTCTATATGGCAGACAGTCTTTTGCCAAGCAGAAGCTTGAGCTGAAACAGAAAACACATATCATCTCAGGGACACCTGGCAGACTGCTTGACCACCTCGAGAAAGGTACCTTTGATCCATCCAAATTAAAATATGTGATCATCGATGAAGCTGATGAATTATTCAACAGAGGATTTATTGAGCAGGTGGAAGCCATTATGGCATTCATGCCAAAAGACAGGCTTACAGGGCTCTTCTCAGCGACTTTCTCTGAAGAAGTAGAGTCATTGGCTGCCAAATGGCTAAAAACGCCTGAGCGCTTCGAGATTGCCTCTCAGCATAAGGTAGAAGATCTGATTCAGCATTTTTACATGAAAACAGAAGAAAAACAGAAGTTTGAGCTGTTGAAGCAGGTAACGATGAGTGAGAACCCGGATACATGCATGATCTTCTGCCGCACACAGGACCGGACAGACGAATTAACCGAAAGACTCGATCGTGCAGGTTATTCATGCGATAAAATTCACGGCGGAATGGTTCAGGAAGAACGTTTTGATGTGATGAATGAATTCAAACGGGGGGACTTCCGTTATTTAATTGCAACAGATATTGCAGCACGCGGAATTGACGTAGCCAACGTATCTTTAGTCGTAAACTATGATCTGCCACTGGAACTGCCTGCATATACGCATAGAAGCGGCAGAACGGGCAGAGCAGGACAGAACGGTAAAGTAGTTTCGTTTGTTGAAGCTGGCCGGGAAGATGACCGTCTGGCAGCCATCATTGAATACACTAATGCGAATCTGATTGAACTTTATTCAGTGCCGCCTGCTGACATTGGCGCTTTCTGGTCCAAAATGGACGAGCAGCAGGAACGGAAAACGGCTGCAATTGAAAAAGTTAGTGAAGATATCCTGAAGATCTACGTGAATGGCGGTAAAAAGAAGAAGCTGAGAGCGGGAGACTTTGTGGGTACAATCACATCAATTGATGGTGTAACTGCAGATGATATTGGCATTATCACCATTGAACCGACCTGTTCTTTTATAGAAATCCATAACGGTAAAGGTCACAAGGTGATCAATGCTTTAAAAGAAACGACAATTAAGGGTAAGAAGCTAAAAGTATATCCAGCGAAAAAGTAA